A stretch of the Aspergillus puulaauensis MK2 DNA, chromosome 6, nearly complete sequence genome encodes the following:
- a CDS encoding uncharacterized protein (COG:S;~EggNog:ENOG410Q20J), translating to MSFWDWFATGEVLFLGRFAEAHHLPNTPTPNVIEVCLNLDDKTRVQNPASLMADLMASQRFIDTQPPGQTIIDKWNGTRITFIDASTLPYRPPMVPLAQARSNFDSAIADSLDLIALGIFEVAAGTDIDDPVLGPTITRLAKRIITPDSPLLMFSDTQRELVLGHLTGFELEFVIPQKYIKAAADLLVTSGYAKCTDPSCNELTNDRTPGVNHPAEVIVAWNRFHAVGVSHFHMKDDFVVHLLPQSNIIPWLPEIQPGPPADDDADLMLTTDRTLPAAAENGPSGAWRRRYPVKILNPDSFTESVLWLFCRDFEHDEDLSDRWCDMKMALRDDAMFTKCLRPELRAAWACYNRRDEYYAIHMYREILLLRERLIADGRLPKNLPVIDIAEYQDPVSEYYGLAPPV from the exons ATGTCTTTTTGGGACTGGTTCGCCACCGGTGAAGTCCTCTTTCTGGGTCGTTTTGCTGAGGCTCACCACTTGCCCAACACTCCAACCCCCAAT GTGATCGAAGTATGCCTCAACTTGGACGACAAAACCAGGGTTCAGAACCCGGCCAGCCTTATGGCCGATCTTATGGCCAGCCAACGCTTTATCGACACTCAGCCACCTGGACAAACAATCATTGACAAGTGGAACGGAACCCGAATTACTTTCATTGATGCATCCACG TTGCCATACCGACCTCCCATGGTACCGCTTGCCCAGGCCAGATCCAACTTTGATTCTGCAATCGCCGACTCACTTGATTTGATAGCACTCGGCATCTTCGAAGTCGCCGCGGGAACCGACATTGACGATCCCGTTCTTGGGCCTACCATTACTCGTCTTGCAAAACGCATTATCACACCGGACTCCCCTTTGTTGATGTTTTCAGATACGCAGCGAGAACTTGTGCTAGGACATCTGACCGGTTTC GAACTCGAATTCGTCATTCCCCAAAAGTATATCAAAGCAGCTGCCGACTTACTGGTCACTTCTGGATACGCCAAATGCACGGATCCGTCCTGTAATGAGCTAACCAACGACCGGACTCCTGGTGTAAATCACCCCGCGGAGGTCATTGTAGCGTGGAACCGATTTCATGCGGTTGGCGTCTCTCACTTCCACATGAAAGATGACTTTGTCGTTCATCTTTTACCACAGTCCAACATTATCCCCTGGCTCCCCGAAATACAGCCAGGGCCACCTGCCGATGACGATGCAGACCTGATGCTCACTACTGACCGTACCcttccagctgcagctgagAATGGGCCatctggagcttggaggcgCCGTTATCCTGTCAAGATCTTAAACCCGGATTCTTTTACCGAGTCTGTACTGTGGCTATTTTGTCGGGATTTCGAGCATGATGAAGACCTTTCCGACAGATGGTGCGACATGAAAATGGCCTTAAGGGACGATGCCATGTTCACGAAGTGCCTGCGGCCGGAGCTTCGAGCTGCGTGGGCCTGCTACAATCGCCGCGACGAGTATTACGCGATACATATGTACCGCGAGATCCTGTTGCTGCGCGAGCGACTAATTGCAGATGGTCGGCTTCCGAAAAACCTGCCAGTTATCGACATTGCTGAGTATCAAGATCCTGTGAGCGAGTATTACGGTCTGGCCCCACCGGTATAG
- a CDS encoding MFS transporter (COG:S;~EggNog:ENOG410QDY0;~InterPro:IPR005829,IPR020846,IPR011701,IPR036259;~PFAM:PF07690;~TransMembrane:11 (o90-107i119-138o144-166i178-201o207-227i279-304o324-344i365-384o390-406i427-446o458-481i);~go_component: GO:0016021 - integral component of membrane [Evidence IEA];~go_function: GO:0022857 - transmembrane transporter activity [Evidence IEA];~go_process: GO:0055085 - transmembrane transport [Evidence IEA]) — translation MPDAITPVPPTDVELAAIQSNASKDSDRFLVVFAEPYDTDNPKDWPTGRKWAVTDVLATTGFNRIMVSTIVAPALSTMAAELDMNSAESAMALSIYLLATAIGPLFIGPLSEVYGRKHILHASNIWFLVWNLVCGFANTKQVLIASRFLAGFGASAIYALASGVLSDVWRPEQRGRSLGVYLLIPLLGAAVGPIIGGFMAGRTTWRWIFWSTSVFQAVMILVSFSVFRETYGPLILRSRAERLRRETGERRYQTLDERLHGDKSPWAVLGRALIRPLRLLVFHPIVQISSVIAAFDYGILYIVMSTFSQLWTRHYGQPVQLSGLHYMACALGEVVGSQITSRLMDGLYRRWTVRWQRPHTPEARLPTILFGAVLGPLGLFMYGWVSQYRLHWAIVDLGIAITMLGMQSNAMPLQAYVMESYPDHTSSASAATQFLRSLTAFLFPLFAPRMYHVLGYGWANSALAFGGLILGVPAPFVLWFFGARLRARAQSSY, via the exons ATGCCAGACGCCATCACCCCTGTTCCCCCAACGGACGTCGAGCTGGCCGCGATCCAGAGCAATGCCAGCAAAGACAGCGACCGGTTCCTAGTCGTCTTTGCAGAGCCGTATGACACTGACAACCCCAAAGACTGGCCCACCGGGCGCAAATGGGCTGTCACCGATGTCCTCGCAACCACTGGCTTCAACCGCATCATGGTCTCCACCATCGTAGCGCCCGCACTGTCAACGATGGCAGCAGAGCTCGATATGAACTCCGCTGAGTCCGCCATGGCCCTCTCGATCTACCTGCTGGCGACCGCGATCGGGCCGCTATTTATCGGGCCCTTGTCTGAGGTCTACGGCCGGAAACACATCCTTCACGCGTCCAATATCTGGTTTTTGGTCTGGAATCTGGTCTGTGGGTTTGCAAACACCAAGCAGGTGTTGATCGCATCTCGCTTTCTTGCTGGCTTCGGGGCTAGTGCTATTTATGCTCTCGCGTCTGGTGTTCTGTCGGACGTCTGGCGACCTGAGCAGCGCGGCCGCTCTCTCGGTGTTTACCTGCTTATTCCCTTGCTCGGCGCCGCTGTTG GCCCCATAATCGGCGGCTTCATGGCTGGTCGTACCacctggcgctggatatTCTGGTCTACGTCTGTCTTCCAGGCCGTGATGATCCTGGTTTCGTTCAGCGTGTTCCGTGAAACGTACGGGCCGCTGATTCTCAGGTCTCGAGCTGAGCGACTTCGCCGCGAGACCGGTGAAAGGCGCTATCAGACTCTAGACGAGCGCCTCCATGGAGACAAATCCCCCTGGGCGGTTCTTGGACGAGCGTTGATACGGCCCCTCCGTCTGCTCGTATTCCATCCCATCGTCCAGATTTCCTCGGTCATTGCGGCGTTTGACTACGGCATCCTCTACATCGTCATGTCGACCTTCTCGCAGCTCTGGACCCGACACTACGGCCAACCAGTCCAACTCAGTGGACTGCATTACATGGCCTGTGCGCTTGGTGAAGTCGTAGGTTCTCAGATCACCTCGCGGCTAATGGACGGTCTATATCGCCGCTGGACCGTTCGCTGGCAGCGCCCCCATACCCCAGAAGCGCGACTACCCACAATTCTATTCGGTGCAGTCCTCGGCCCCCTCGGTCTGTTCATGTACGGCTGGGTATCGCAATACCGTCTGCACTGGGCCATTGTCGATCTTGGCATAGCAATAACCATGCTGGGTATGCAGAGCAACGCGATGCCCCTGCAGGCGTATGTGATGGAGTCTTACCCAGACCATACTAGTAGTGCGTCCGCAGCCACCCAGTTCTTGCGCAGTCTTACGGCATTCCTGTTTCCGCTTTTTGCGCCGCGCATGTATCATGTTCTGGGGTATGGCTGGGCGAATAGTGCCCTGGCTTTTGGGGGCCTTATCCTCGGGGTGCCGGCGCCGTTTGTGCTGTGGTTCTTTGGGGCGAGACTCAGGGCACGGGCGCAGTCTAGCTACTAG
- a CDS encoding DUF2855 family protein (COG:S;~EggNog:ENOG410PN3E;~InterPro:IPR021276;~PFAM:PF11017) — protein sequence MDVHVVSKSNNSQHATFSLPTPSSQENPPLKPSSVRVRATLLGLTSNNLSYARGGTRLHWWDAYPVPPTSPAPYNDSSEWGIVPAWGLASVTDSSIPDLPAGTTLYGFWPTSALPVDLELRPAEAEAGAGVRGHWREVSSRRSSLMALYNRYRVFETGGKDLEEFGWDVTVGAIMMAGYVLSEYVFTPDPVNHPPVHPLTESEEWTVEDADLSKTVFVSLAASTKTARTVAYNFFCRPRNTGPLAFLQVTSKPKDILEAAEKFIPQFPVGAIAYEDVVSSGRWIARLRPERVVVADFGARDGALDGLVKSIESTPELQSIKVTVLAVGNQQKVYTPEELQASQEHFVSLNKLQMNTSPIQETAARHRGLGLYHEELQKRWDHWLKNRECAAPDLSLVWGRGIVGTEGMEGGWEALCQSKVRPSEALVYRV from the exons ATGGACGTCCACGTCGTCTCCAAatccaacaacagccagcaTGCAACCTTCTCACTCCCCACCCCATCATCCCAGGAGAACCCTCCCCTAAAACCATCTTCTGTGCGCGTGCGCGCAACCCTGCTGGGCCTGACCTCTAACAACCTCTCCTACGCCCGCGGCGGAACCCGGCTGCACTGGTGGGATGCATACCCCGTCCCACCCACGTCCCCGGCCCCATACAACGACTCCTCAGAATGGGGCATCGTGCCGGCCTGGGGTCTTGCGAGCGTGACTGACAGTTCCATTCCTGATCTGCCCGCGGGGACTACGCTTTACGGGTTCTGGCCGACATCGGCACTTCCTGTAGATCTGGAACTACGGCCCGCCGAGGCAGAGGCAGGGGCAGGGGTACGGGGGCACTGGAGGGAGGTTTCATCGCGCCGGAGCAGTCTAATGGCCCTGTATAATCGGTACAGGGTGTTTGAGACGGGTGGGAAGGAtctggaggagtttgggTGGGATGTTACGGTCGGCGCGATTATGATGGCCGGGTATGTATTGAGCGAGTATGTTTTCACGCCGGACCCGGTGAATCATCCGCCGGTGCATCCGTTGACTGAGAGCGAGGAGTGGACGGTTGAGGACGCGGATTTGTCCAAGACGGTGTTTGTGAGTTTGGCGGCGTCGACCAAGACAGCGCGCACGGTGGCGTATAATTTCTTCTGCAGGCCGCGGAACACGGGCCCGTTAGCGTTTTTGCAGGTTACGTCGAAGCCGAAGGATATcttggaggctgcggagaagtTTATCCCACAGTTTCCGGTTGGGGCGATTGCGTATGAGGATGTTGTTTCTTCTGGGAGGTGGATTGCGAGACTGAGGCCTGAGAGGGTCGTTGTTGCGGACTTTGGGGCGCGGGATGGAGCGTTGGACGGCCTTGTCAAGTCTATTGAGAGTACGCCCGAGTTGCAGTCAATTAAGGTTACGGTTCTGGCAGTAGGGAATCAGCAAAAG GTCTACACTCCGGAGGAACTCCAGGCCTCGCAAGAGCACTTCGTCTCTCTCAACAAGCTCCAGATGAACACATCTCCAATCCAAGAAACCGCGGCAAGGCACCGCGGCCTAGGCCTTTACCATGAAGAGCTCCAAAAACGGTGGGATCACTGGCTCAAGAACCGCGAGTGCGCGGCGCCCGATTTGAGTCTTGTCTGGGGCAGGGGGATAGTCGGAACGGAGGGGATGGAAGGGGGCTGGGAGGCATTATGCCAGAGTAAGGTCCGGCCAAGCGAAGCCTTAGTATACCGGGTTTAA
- a CDS encoding uncharacterized protein (COG:E;~EggNog:ENOG410PVG9;~InterPro:IPR013057;~PFAM:PF01490;~TransMembrane:11 (i37-55o61-83i113-136o142-161i173-194o222-243i255-277o297-317i338-357o363-390i411-437o)) produces the protein MSDKKDNNCPSDGAVTEDAVFGVISEDGPNYRNLGRMGTAILMMKAQIGLGVLSIPEAFNALGLVPGIVCLIVIAVVTTWSGYMVGAFKLNHREVYGVDDATGLIFGPIGREVLGVGFSLFLIFSGASGILSLSIALNAISSHGACTAVFVAVAAIVVLGLASIQTLDRIGKLAWIGLGCMLTSIFIVTIAVGIQDRPEAAPQTGPWSSDYKIVNSPSFAKGIAAICQLTFAFTGTPFFFPIVCEMRDPRHYTKALTICQSVVTVTYIAIGVVVYYYCGSYVSSPALGSAGHLIKQIAYGIALPALFVTSTISTHMASKYFFIRIMRGSRHLAANTPVHWLTWLSCVGAVIAVAYIIASAMPIFGSLISLVGALLGTLQVFQPAGFMWLYDNWSRGSAGRGQQSLKWMFMVGFSVFMVVLGTFLMVAGTYGAVVGIIDGLKADGADGAWSCADNSS, from the exons ATGAGTGACaagaaagataataactGTCCATCTGATGGTGCGGTTACTGAAGATGCCGTCTTCGGCGTCATCTCCGAGGATGGTCCCAATTACCGCAAC TTAGGACGGATGGGAACAGCAATTCTCATGATGAAGGCACAAATTGGGCTCGGTGTCCTGTCAATCCCCGAGGCTTTCAACGCATTGGGCCTCGTTCCGGGTATAGTTTGTTTAATTGTCATTGCAGTTGTAACAACCTGGTCTGGCTATATGGTTGGTGCCTTCAAACTAAATCACCGCGAGGTCTACGGTGTTGACGATGCTACTGGACTTATATTCGGCCCAATTGGGCGGGAGGTCCTGGGAGTCGGATTCTCTTTGT TTCTGATCTTCTCTGGTGCATCGGGGATTCTGAGTCTCTCTATCGCACTGAACGCGATCTCAAGCCATGGAGCTTGCACCGCTGTCttcgttgctgttgctgctatTGTTGTTCTCGGTCTTGCCAGCATTCAGACCCTCGACCGTATAGGAAAGCTGGCTTGGATAGGCCTGGGATGCATGCTTACTTCCA TCTTCATAGTGACAATCGCCGTCGGGATCCAGGACCGCCCTGAAGCTGCACCGCAAACAGGGCCCTGGTCCTCTGATTATAAGATCGTGAACTCGCCATCCTTCGCAAAGGGCATTGCAGCAATCTGCCAACTAACCTTTGCGTTCACCGGAACCCCATTCTTTTTCCCAATTGTTTGCGAGATGCGAGATCCTCGGCACTATACAAAGGCCCTGACCATCTGCCAGTCCGTCGTCACCGTTACCTACATCGCCATCGGCGTGGTGGTCTACTACTACTGCGGCTCCTATGTGTCCTCGCCTGCGCTGGGCTCGGCAGGGCACTTGATCAAACAGATTGCATATGGCATTGCACTCCCGGCGCTATTTGTTACCTCGACTATTAGTACTCAT ATGGCAAGCAAATACTTCTTCATCCGAATCATGCGCGGCTCGCGCCACCTCGCCGCAAACACGCCCGTGCACTGGCTCACCTGGCTCAGTTGCGTCGGCGCAGTAATCGCAGTTGCatacatcatcgccagcgcGATGCCGATCTTCGGTAGTCTCATTTCGCTTGTCGGTGCGCTGCTCGGGACGCTGCAGGTGTTCCAGCCGGCTGGGTTTATGTGGTTATATGATAACTGGAGCAGGGGTAGCGCTGGTCGGGGACAGCAATCGCTGAAGTGGATGTTTATGGTTGGGTTTAGTGTGTTTATGGTTGTCTTGGGCACCTTTTTGATGGTTGCGGGCACGTATGGCGCAGTGGTGGGCATTATTGATGGATTGAAGGCGGATGGGGCGGATGGGGCTTGGTCTTGTGCGGACAATTCTTCTTGA
- a CDS encoding acyl-CoA dehydrogenase family protein (COG:I;~EggNog:ENOG410PMUP;~InterPro:IPR006091,IPR009075,IPR037069,IPR009100, IPR036250,IPR013786;~PFAM:PF02770,PF00441,PF02771,PF08028;~go_function: GO:0016627 - oxidoreductase activity, acting on the CH-CH group of donors [Evidence IEA];~go_function: GO:0050660 - flavin adenine dinucleotide binding [Evidence IEA];~go_process: GO:0055114 - oxidation-reduction process [Evidence IEA]), giving the protein MSLLYRLTPRLATPPRRAHKSIRTITSRAQEYLQNHNPDYTDSQRTVRDAISKICARFPDSYWGDLDARKQFPADFHATLARAGWLGICMPTEYNGSALGLSEAAVMMQTISESGGGMTAASSVHMNIFGLEPVVKFGTPEQKARWLTPLIAGEERACFGVTEPNTGLDTLKLQSTARKDGEHYILSGQKIWISTAQNAHKILILVRTTPLSDVKKPSQGLSLFYTNLDRSAVEVREILKMGRGAVDTNELFFDNWRVPASDLVGAENEGFKMIMHGMNAERILIGAEALGLGFAALRRASQYSSDRRVFGRPIGMNQGLQHPMADSWMKLEAARLMISQAAKLYDAGYGDGEYANAGKYLAGEAAFEACERAVLAHGGMGYAREFHVERYLREVWIPRLAPVSREMICNYIGQRVLGLPKSY; this is encoded by the exons ATGTCGCTGTTATACAGACTT ACCCCCCGACTCGCCACCCCACCAAGACGCGCTCACAAGTCCATCCGCACCATCACCTCCAGAGCGCAGGAGTATCTCCAAAACCACAACCCAGACTACACCGACTCGCAGCGGACAGTGCGGGACGCAATCTCCAAGATATGCGCTCGCTTCCCCGACTCGTACTGGGGGGACCTCGACGCCCGCAAGCAATTCCCTGCCGACTTCCACGCCACGCTCGCCCGCGCCGGCTGGCTGGGGATATGCATGCCCACTGAGTACAACGGCTCGGCACTCGGTCTCTCCGAGGCGGCTGTGATGATGCAAACGATCTCCGAGTCCGGCGGGGGCATGACCGCCGCATCGTCGGTGCATATGAACATCTTCGGGCTCGAACCGGTGGTGAAATTCGGGACCCCCGAGCAGAAAGCCCGCTGGCTCACGCCCCTTATCGCCGGGGAAGAACGCGCTTGCTTCGGTGTCACAGAGCCGAATACAGGACTGGACACGCTGAAACTCCAATCTACGGCCCGCAAAGACGGAGAGCACTATATCCTCTCCGGgcagaagatctggatctCGACCGCGCAGAACGCGCACAAGATCCTCATCCTGGTTCGCACGACGCCACTGTCAGACGTGAAGAAGCCATCGCAGGGTTTATCCTTATTCTACACAAACCTGGACCGCTCGGCGGTGGAGGTGCGTGAAATCCTGAAAATGGGACGCGGCGCTGTCGATACTAACGAGTTGTTCTTTGACAACTGGCGCGTTCCAGCGAGTGACCTTGTCGGCGCGGAGAACGAGGGCTTTAAGATGATCATGCATGGCATGAATGCAGAGCGGATCCTAATCGGTGCTGAAGCGCTAGGGCTGGGTTTTGCTGCGCTGCGTCGTGCGTCGCAGTATTCATCGGACCGCAGAGTCTTTGGCCGGCCGATTGGGATGAATCAGGGATTGCAGCATCCGATGGCGGATAGTTGGATGAAGCTTGAGGCGGCGCGGTTGATGATTTCGCAGGCGGCAAAGCTGTATGATGCCGGGTATGGCGATGGGGAGTACGCGAATGCTGGGAAATATTTAGCTGGTGAGGCGGCGTTTGAGGCGTGTGAGCGGGCTGTCCTGGCGCATGGGGGGATGGGATATGCCAGGGAATTCCATGTCGAGAGATACCTGAGAGAGGTGTGGATTCCGAGATTGGCGCCGGTGAGTCGTGAGATGATCTGTAATTACATTGGACAGAGGGTGCTGGGGCTTCCGAAGTCATATTAA
- a CDS encoding CaiB/BaiF CoA transferase family protein (COG:I;~EggNog:ENOG410PJE3;~InterPro:IPR023606,IPR003673;~PFAM:PF02515;~go_function: GO:0008410 - CoA-transferase activity [Evidence IEA]): MWCRLRNGAFARPLRCYSAPSRHGPLQGIRILDLTRVLAGPFCTQILADYGADVIKVEHPKGGDDTRLWREEGEEKVWKPGTKNTSLYFNGINRNKRSIAVNLKHEAGRSIILDLVKDVDVVVDNFIPGKLEELGLGYKVFAETNPSIIHASISGYGATGPFAQRAGYDAIAAAEAGLLHITGEPDGPPTKPGVGLMDMATGLYLHGAICAALVSKARTGKAQKIDASLFETTISILNNVGMSWLNLAKKGQRWGTAHATIVPYRVFKTKDSELMLGAVNNRQFRVLCARLEDESIADDPRFVDNDVRVRNRDVLNEILLDCFAKKSTDEWMKVFEGSGMPHGPVNTIEQAFEHPQTKARGMVQTIQHSDAEDGRIHVPGVPVKIDNSQSTRATQPPGLGEHTDDILAEMGRSESEVKSLRAQGAI, translated from the exons ATGTGGTGCAGACTGCGAAATGGCGCATTCGCCCGCCCGTTGCGATGCTATTCCGCTCCGTCTAGACATGGTCCTCTACAGGGAATCCGCATTCTTGACTTGACTCGAGTTCTAGCT GGCCCCTTCTGTACCCAGATTCTAGCAGACTACGGCGCCGACGTGATCAAAGTCGAGCACCCCAAAGGAGGA GACGACACGCGATTATGGCgcgaggaaggcgaagagaAGGTCTGGAAGCCAGGTACAAAGAACACGTCGCTGTACTTCAACGGGATCAACCGCAACAAGCGGTCCATCGCGGTGAACCTCAAACACGAGGCTGGCCGGAgcatcatcctcgacctTGTCAAGGACGTAGATGTAGT AGTCGATAACTTCATCCcggggaagctggaggaactgggactgggctACAAGGTCTTTGCAGAGACAAACCCGTCTATCATCCATGCCAGTATATCAG GATACGGAGCGACAGGCCCCTTCGCCCAACGCGCAGGGTACGACGCaatcgccgccgccgaggcaGGTCTTCTGCACATAACCGGCGAGCCAGATGGACCGCCAACAAAGCCTGGCGTCGGGCTAATGGACATGGCGACTGGGCTATACCTTCACGGCGCGATATGCGCGGCTCTAGTGTCCAAGGCACGAACGGGAAAGGCGCAGAAGATCGACGCGTCGCTGTTCGAAACGACCATCTCGATATTAAACAATGTCGGCATGTCCTGGCTGAATCTGGCGAAAAAGGGACAACGCTGGGGAACGGCTCATGCTACCATTGTTCCTTACCGGGTGTTCAAGACGAAGGATTCGGAGCTTATGCTTGGGGCAGTTAATAACCGGCAGTTCCGGGTGTTATGTGCGAGATTGGAAGATGAGAGTATTGCTGATGATCCTCGGTTTGTAGACAACGATGTGAGGGTAAGAAATCGTGATGTACTGAATGAGATACTGCTGGACTGCTTCGCGAAAAAGTCGACAGATGAGTGGATGAAGGTCTTCGAAGGCAGTGGGATGCCTCATGGGCCGGTTAATACGATCGAGCAGGCTTTCGAGCATCCGCAGACAAAAGCACGAGGGATGGTGCAAACTATCCAGCACTCTGATGCAGAGGATGGGAGGATTCATGTTCCAG GGGTGCCTGTCAAAATCGATAACTCTCAATCAACCAGGGCCACCCAGCCACCAGGGCTTGGGGAACATACCGACGATATTCTCGCAGAGATGGGGCGTTCTGAATCGGAAGTCAAGAGTCTTCGTGCGCAGGGAGCTATATAG
- a CDS encoding uncharacterized protein (CAZy:AA16;~COG:S;~EggNog:ENOG410PQAD;~InterPro:IPR004302;~PFAM:PF03067;~SECRETED:SignalP(1-18)), whose translation MLSSITAVILAVILGVHGHAVVEDPPPRKTGPAHEAACGLAVVDVLETDIAGPIENAVAEADEDYNCNAYLCRGYQFEDNSDNVKVVKGGDVLDFHINLIAGHHPGYANVSIVETATNEIIESLRTWDNWPDHLSGPPRDDIDYNVTIPVSLGSPCDVAGNCVIQWYWYASGNEQTYESCQDFYVEV comes from the exons ATGCTTTCGTCAATTACGGCTGTCATTCTGGCAGTTATACTGGGTGTCCACGGGCACGCCGTTGTGGAGGATCCGCCTCCTCGGAAG ACAGGACCTGCCCATGAGGCAGCATGTGGATTAGCCGTAGTAGACGTGCTAGAGACAG ATATCGCCGGGCCTATAGAGAACGCAGTGGCAGAGGCTGACGAGGACTACAACTGCAATGCCTACCTTTGTCGGGGGTATCAGTTCGAGGACAATAGCGACAACGTCAAGGTCGTCAAGGGTGGCGACGTGCTTGACTTCCACATTAACTTGATTGCAGGTCACCATCCTGGATACGCG AACGTATCGATCGTTGAAACCGCGACAAACGAGATCATTGAGTCTCTGCGAACATGGGATAACTGGCCCGATCATCTCTCTGGTCCGCCGCGCGATGACA TTGACTACAATGTGACTATTCCAGTCTCGCTAGGATCGCCATGCGATGTGGCAGGGAACTGCGTGATACAGTGGTATTGGTATGCAAGCGGGAATGAACAGACATACGAAAGCTGTCAGGACTTCTATGTTGAGGTCTAA
- a CDS encoding pectate lyase family protein (CAZy:PL1;~COG:G;~EggNog:ENOG410PGVZ;~InterPro:IPR012334,IPR002022,IPR011050;~PFAM:PF00544;~SECRETED:SignalP(1-15)), producing the protein MRFTTFALLAAVAIASPTKELTSRAELARRQATESCTVGYCTENGGTTGGAAGDTVTVTDLDSLTEAAESEGALTIIVSGEISGSAKIRVAADKTIYGESGSSITGIGFYIRQVSNVIMRNLKIGQVDADNGDAIGIDESTNVWVDHCDLSGDLDAGKDDLDGLVDISHAADWITISNTYFHDHWKASLIGHSDSNADEDEGKLHVTYANNHWYNINSRTPLIRFATVHIINNYWDSLLLTGVNCRMDAQVLIQSSAFVNCPDEAIFFADSDYTGYAVVDDVDLGGSSNSVPEGTLTTGSLPYEAIEALGSDQVASTIPETAGQKL; encoded by the exons ATGAGATTTACTACTTTTGCCCTACTAGCCGCTGTGGCTATTGCTTCACCTACCAAGGAGCTCACCAGCCGCGCTGAGTTGGCTCGCCGCCAGGCTACCGAGAGCTGTACAGTTGGATACTGCACAGAAAATGGTGGCACTACTGGTGGTGCCGCCGGTGACACCGTTACTGTTACCGACTTGGATAGCCTGACCGAAGCCGCCGAGAGCGAGGGCGCATTGACGATTATCGTCTCTGGTGAAATTTCAGGCAGCGCGAAGATCCGCGTTGCAGCGGACAAGACCATCTACGGTGAATCTGGAAGCT CCATTACTGGCATCGGATTCTACATCCGTCAGGTCAGCAACGTTATCATGCGTAACCTGAAGATCGGCCAGGTCGATGCTGACAACGGCGATGCCATTGGAATCGACGAGTCCACCAATGTGTGGGTTGACCACTGCGATCTCTCTGGGGATCTCGATGCTGGCAAGGACGACCTGGATGGTCTTGTTGATATCAGCCACGCCGCTGACTGGATCACGATTTCCAACACCTATTTCCACGACCAC TGGAAAGCCTCGCTGATCGGCCACTCCGACAGCAAcgccgacgaggacgaaggaaAACTGCACGTCACATACGCCAACAACCACTGgtacaacatcaacagccgTACCCCATTGATCCGCTTCGCCACAGtccacatcatcaacaactaCTGGGACAGCCTGCTACTGACCGGCGTCAACTGCCGCATGGACGCGCAAGTCCTGATCCAGAGCTCTGCATTCGTCAACTGCCCTGACGAGGCTATCTTCTTTGCTGACTCGGACTACACTGGCTATGCGGTTGTTGACGATGTTGACTTGGGCGGTTCGTCTAACTCGGTTCCTGAGGGGACTCTGACTACGGGTTCTCTGCCGTATGAGGCGATTGAGGCGCTTGGGTCTGACCAGGTTGCCAGCACTATTCCCGAGACTGCTGGTCAGAAGCTGTAA